A window from Cryptomeria japonica chromosome 1, Sugi_1.0, whole genome shotgun sequence encodes these proteins:
- the LOC131064210 gene encoding NAC transcription factor 32, whose protein sequence is MLSKICALLSMATLTEEQQSPNPQLPPGFRFHPTDEELVTHYLRKKISSSPLPVSIITDVDLYKFDPWDLPGLAKFGDKEWYFFSPRERKYPNGARPNRTAGCGYWKATGIDKSVFLSGSSLQVGVKKALVFYEGKPPRGIKTKWIMHEYRLTDSIRPGSAPPRRKRSKLLDDWVLCRIYKRVSHLPRAGEAMAFSTQQKLQELPPTPTFQSFHGMMQNQEEDFLDCVLRKDNPSDAWDALPLAAQALPTDLISNKLKRNLSFVFNDFYSLNDNTSSVFQSFSPLDVSVDDFHQIYSLPFTENRLWSTETAWLS, encoded by the exons ATGCTTTCAAAAATCTGTGCTCTTCTAAGCATGGCTACACTTACAGAGGAGCAACAGAGCCCCAACCCTCAGCTGCCTCCGGGCTTTAGATTTCATCCTACTGATGAAGAGCTGGTGACCCATTACCTAAGGAAGAAGATCTCTTCGTCTCCCCTGCCTGTCTCTATTATAACAGATGTGGATCTGTATAAGTTTGATCCCTGGGATTTGCCAG GTCTGGCAAAGTTCGGAGACAAGGAGTGGTATTTCTTCAGCCCGAGGGAGCGAAAGTACCCGAACGGCGCCCGCCCAAACCGGACGGCGGGCTGCGGGTACTGGAAAGCCACAGGCATCGACAAGTCCGTGTTCTTATCAGGAAGCTCTCTTCAAGTGGGGGTGAAGAAAGCTCTTGTGTTCTACGAAGGCAAACCCCCCAGGGGCATCAAAACCAAGTGGATCATGCATGAGTACCGCCTCACCGACTCCATCCGGCCCGGGTCTGCTCCACCAAGGAGAAAACGGTCCAAGCTG CTGGATGATTGGGTGCTCTGTCGGATATACAAAAGAGTGAGTCATTTGCCCAGAGCAGGGGAAGCTATGGCATTTTCTACTCAACAGAAGTTGCAAGAGCTGCCCCCCACACCCACTTTTCAGTCGTTTCATGGAATGATGCAGAACCAAGAGGAGGACTTTCTTGACTGTGTTCTTAGGAAGGATAACCCATCTGATGCATGGGATGCTCTGCCCCTGGCTGCTCAGGCTCTGCCCACAGATTTGATATCCAACAAACTAAAGAGAAATCTGTCATTTGTTTTCAATGACTTCTACTCCCTCAACGATAACACTTCCTCTGTTTTCCAATCTTTTAGTCCCTTGGATGTGAGTGTCGATGATTTCCATCAAATCTATTCACTGCCTTTCACTGAAAACAGGCTGTGGAGCACTGAAACTGCCTGGTTATCTTAG